The proteins below come from a single Roseiflexus sp. RS-1 genomic window:
- a CDS encoding DUF2442 domain-containing protein, producing MEHLICRVIGFEITGPYTLRIAFDDGMVREINFEPVLEGPVYGMLRDEELFKQVHIDAEVHTLVWPNGADFDPETLYNWPKYADEMKRMAERWATMMAKVE from the coding sequence ATGGAACACTTGATCTGCCGGGTGATTGGATTTGAAATCACAGGTCCCTACACATTACGCATCGCTTTTGATGATGGAATGGTTCGAGAGATCAATTTCGAGCCAGTGTTGGAAGGACCGGTGTATGGAATGTTGCGGGACGAAGAACTGTTCAAACAGGTTCACATAGACGCGGAAGTACACACACTGGTATGGCCAAATGGGGCGGACTTTGACCCGGAGACATTGTACAATTGGCCAAAATATGCAGATGAGATGAAGCGAATGGCAGAGCGCTGGGCCACAATGATGGCAAAGGTCGAGTAG
- a CDS encoding BCD family MFS transporter, with translation MTLFKNIRLGLLHVAIAMTFVLINSVLNRIMIHDLNILASIVAVLVVLPYVLSPAQVWIGQYSDTHPIFGYRRTPYIALGTLLAITGAALAPHAALALAREPLIGVPLAVLLFGMWGVGYNLAVVAYLSLASDMSTEQQRSRTVAIMWFMMITSVIVTAIVVGRALEPYSEERLFTVFLETGGVALALALVGLIGLEPRRTTATVQQSRAGQMAAIRAIIGNPQARFFFVYLIMLLAAILGQDVLLEPFGAQAFGMNVKETTQLTAMWGGATLTALLLYGAVLSRWISKKRGAMIGGSIAATGFLLIALSGMLAIEAMFIPGILLLGFGTGIATTTNLALMLDMTTAEQVGLFIGAWGVADAIARGVGTLLGGVMRDVIAHMSGSAVSGYVSVFLIEAMLLGISLVLLQRIDVTAFRSRQPSLTELVAITGDA, from the coding sequence ATGACGCTGTTCAAGAACATTCGTCTGGGATTGCTGCACGTTGCGATTGCGATGACGTTCGTGCTGATCAACAGCGTGCTGAACCGGATCATGATCCACGATCTGAACATTCTGGCGAGCATTGTTGCCGTGCTGGTCGTGTTGCCCTACGTGCTGTCGCCAGCGCAGGTCTGGATCGGGCAATACTCCGACACCCACCCGATCTTCGGGTACCGACGCACGCCGTATATCGCACTGGGGACATTGCTCGCCATCACAGGCGCTGCCCTGGCGCCGCACGCCGCGCTGGCGCTGGCGCGGGAGCCGCTGATCGGCGTGCCGCTGGCGGTTCTGCTGTTTGGGATGTGGGGCGTTGGATACAATCTCGCAGTGGTCGCCTACCTGTCGCTCGCCAGCGATATGTCCACTGAGCAGCAGCGTTCGCGGACTGTTGCGATCATGTGGTTCATGATGATCACCAGCGTCATAGTGACGGCGATTGTCGTTGGGCGTGCGCTGGAGCCGTACAGCGAAGAGCGTCTCTTCACCGTCTTTCTGGAGACAGGCGGCGTGGCGCTGGCGCTGGCGCTTGTGGGGTTGATCGGTCTCGAGCCGCGCCGCACAACGGCGACCGTGCAGCAGAGCCGCGCCGGGCAGATGGCAGCCATCCGCGCCATTATCGGCAATCCGCAGGCACGTTTCTTTTTCGTCTATCTCATCATGCTGCTGGCGGCGATCCTGGGGCAGGATGTTCTGCTCGAGCCGTTTGGCGCGCAGGCATTCGGAATGAATGTCAAAGAAACGACGCAACTGACCGCGATGTGGGGCGGCGCCACATTGACGGCATTACTGCTGTACGGTGCGGTGCTCAGTCGCTGGATCAGCAAGAAGCGCGGCGCGATGATCGGCGGTTCGATTGCCGCAACCGGCTTCCTGCTGATTGCGCTGAGCGGCATGCTCGCCATCGAAGCCATGTTCATCCCTGGAATCCTGCTCCTTGGTTTCGGCACCGGCATTGCCACCACGACCAACCTGGCGCTGATGCTCGATATGACAACAGCCGAGCAGGTCGGCTTGTTCATCGGTGCGTGGGGTGTGGCAGATGCAATCGCCCGTGGCGTCGGCACGTTGCTTGGCGGCGTGATGCGCGATGTCATTGCCCATATGAGCGGCAGCGCCGTCAGCGGCTATGTCAGCGTCTTCCTGATCGAGGCAATGCTGCTGGGCATTTCTCTGGTATTATTACAGCGAATCGATGTGACCGCCTTCCGCAGCCGCCAACCGTCGCTGACCGAACTGGTTGCGATCACTGGCGATGCCTGA
- the acsF gene encoding magnesium-protoporphyrin IX monomethyl ester (oxidative) cyclase yields the protein MMNIPGEYTPTTRHALREAILNPRFYTTDFRAIDRLNVAHMRDEFDWIRNEFEVDYNRKHFVRNDEFLANFDDMPARDLFIEFLERSCTAEFSGCLLYAEMVKHLHDPTLKAIFRCMSRDEGRHAGFLNKTMADLGVEMNLQVLHTRKKYTYFQPKFIFYSVYLSEKIGYARYITIYRHLQKYPQGMIHPIFKWFEKWCNDEYRHGEFFSLLMRSQPDLLRGGNLRWIRFFLLAVYATMYLNDARRAGFYQALGLDWRDYDQRVIRLTNHIATQVFPVTLPVDDPRFFRHLDACVTYDAQIRALEGRSDPIATAQRARLGAAIAARLLATYRLPVVPTTDANRWQGLEGFPNYPGPGWKQDATLNQRVISA from the coding sequence ATGATGAACATACCCGGCGAATACACCCCGACGACGCGCCATGCGTTGCGTGAGGCGATCCTGAACCCGCGTTTCTACACGACCGACTTCCGCGCGATTGATCGGCTGAATGTTGCGCACATGCGTGATGAGTTCGATTGGATCCGCAATGAGTTCGAGGTTGATTACAACCGGAAGCATTTCGTGCGCAACGATGAGTTTCTGGCGAATTTCGACGATATGCCGGCGCGCGATCTCTTCATCGAGTTCCTTGAACGCAGTTGCACGGCGGAGTTCAGCGGATGTCTGCTCTACGCGGAAATGGTCAAGCACCTGCACGATCCAACGCTCAAGGCAATCTTCCGCTGCATGAGCCGTGATGAAGGTCGTCATGCCGGTTTTCTCAATAAAACCATGGCTGATCTGGGTGTCGAGATGAATCTGCAGGTGTTGCATACGCGCAAGAAGTACACCTATTTTCAGCCAAAGTTTATCTTCTACAGTGTCTACCTGTCGGAGAAGATCGGCTACGCCCGCTACATCACGATTTATCGTCACTTGCAGAAATATCCGCAGGGCATGATCCATCCGATCTTCAAATGGTTCGAGAAGTGGTGCAACGACGAGTATCGTCACGGCGAGTTTTTCTCACTTTTGATGCGCAGCCAGCCGGATCTGCTACGTGGCGGCAATCTGCGCTGGATCCGCTTCTTCTTGCTTGCGGTGTACGCCACGATGTACCTGAACGATGCCCGTCGCGCCGGTTTCTACCAGGCGCTCGGTCTCGACTGGCGCGACTATGATCAGCGGGTGATCCGCCTGACGAACCATATCGCCACGCAGGTGTTCCCGGTGACGCTGCCGGTCGATGATCCACGCTTCTTCCGTCATCTCGACGCATGTGTGACGTATGACGCTCAGATACGCGCGCTCGAAGGGCGCAGCGATCCGATTGCAACCGCGCAGCGGGCGCGATTGGGCGCTGCGATTGCGGCGCGTCTCCTGGCGACCTACCGCCTGCCGGTCGTGCCAACCACCGACGCCAATCGCTGGCAGGGGCTTGAAGGCTTCCCAAACTATCCTGGACCGGGTTGGAAACAGGATGCAACGCTCAATCAGCGGGTCATATCCGCATGA
- a CDS encoding helicase C-terminal domain-containing protein, with amino-acid sequence MNQIYIAIDVETTGLEAGVDEIIEIAAVKFNADEVLETFSTLVQPVHSLPLNSSRLTGITADMLASAPRFAEVAPRFAAFLKNYPLVGHNVEFDLRMLRAQGMRLPQPAFDTFELATLLMPRTPAYRLSALAATLGIHHDEAHRALSDADVTRQIFLYLLRRIEALPLDDLNEIMRLTSQIEWGLRSLFEEAQRAKARRVFVDAIPIQADRYDDRDEKIVPLKPTGDERPIDLADIRRFFSPDGALGRAFAGYEQRDQQVRMSEAVADTFNQGGALIAEAGTGTGKGLAYLVPAALHAARRGERVVISTNTINLQDQLFFKDIPALQQVMSNGADEAPFTAALLKGRSNYLCLKRYKDLRRDQRLMSDDVRALLKVQLWLPTTESGDRAELPLHEGENASWNRMSAAWEQCTGPRCSEFQRCFFFKARKQAEAAHLVIVNHALLMADLAVENDVIPPYDYLIIDEAHNLEDVATDQLSFNVDREGLLAFLDDIFTEGQAQVVGGLLSELPNHFRESMATRTDIDRADAIADTLRPAVARARDAVYGCFNVLMTFIKREAELTAYDSRLRITDSLRRKPSWAEVERAWDALSVALHAVGEGLGRLETLLIDLKDAELLEYDALMLRVQALRRYATDVRVNIGHILTGGAEEKVTWLTHDRMRDTLTLSAAPLSVADVLRTNLFEAKTATILTSATLSVGGNFAFIRERIGLDHAEELTLDSPFDYTRQALLYIPQDIPEPNQNGYQRALEQAIIDLARATGGRMLVLFTATNALRQTYRAIQEPLEDAGIAVLGQGIDGSRRSLLERFKEFPGTVLLGTSSFWEGVDVVGDALSVLVIAKLPFSVPTDPIFAARSEQFDDPFNQYAVPQSILRFKQGFGRLIRSREDRGVVAVLDRRLLTKKYGQMFLESLPHTTVRSGPLQRLPDLAKRFLAVGNGAINGAPGATATASEMKRTQR; translated from the coding sequence ATGAACCAGATCTACATCGCAATCGATGTCGAAACGACCGGGCTTGAGGCGGGGGTTGATGAGATTATCGAGATCGCTGCGGTCAAGTTCAACGCAGATGAGGTGCTCGAAACGTTCAGCACCCTGGTGCAACCGGTCCATTCACTCCCCCTTAATTCCAGCCGGTTGACAGGCATCACTGCAGATATGCTCGCCAGCGCCCCGCGCTTTGCCGAAGTTGCGCCACGTTTTGCCGCGTTCCTCAAGAATTACCCGCTCGTCGGGCACAATGTCGAGTTCGACCTGCGTATGCTGCGCGCTCAGGGGATGCGACTGCCCCAACCAGCATTCGATACGTTTGAACTGGCAACGTTGCTGATGCCGCGCACGCCAGCGTACCGCCTTAGCGCGCTCGCGGCAACCCTGGGTATTCATCACGATGAAGCTCACCGCGCGCTGAGCGACGCAGATGTAACCCGTCAGATCTTCCTCTACCTGCTGCGCCGGATTGAGGCGCTCCCCCTGGACGATCTCAATGAGATCATGCGCCTGACCAGCCAGATTGAGTGGGGTCTGCGGAGCCTGTTCGAGGAAGCGCAACGCGCAAAAGCGCGACGCGTCTTTGTGGACGCAATACCCATCCAGGCAGACCGTTACGACGATCGTGATGAGAAGATCGTGCCGCTGAAACCGACCGGTGATGAGCGCCCGATCGATCTGGCGGACATCCGTCGGTTCTTCAGTCCTGATGGCGCGCTCGGTCGCGCGTTTGCGGGGTATGAACAGCGCGATCAGCAGGTGCGTATGTCCGAAGCGGTCGCCGATACGTTCAACCAGGGAGGGGCGCTGATCGCCGAAGCCGGCACCGGCACCGGCAAAGGGCTGGCGTACCTGGTTCCTGCGGCGCTGCACGCTGCGCGCCGTGGCGAACGGGTGGTGATTTCGACCAATACGATCAATCTGCAAGATCAACTCTTCTTCAAAGACATCCCGGCGTTGCAACAGGTGATGTCCAACGGCGCCGACGAAGCGCCGTTCACTGCGGCGCTGCTCAAAGGGCGCAGCAACTATCTCTGTCTCAAGCGCTATAAAGACCTGCGCCGCGATCAGCGGTTGATGTCGGACGATGTGCGCGCGCTGCTCAAGGTGCAGTTGTGGCTGCCGACGACCGAAAGCGGGGATCGGGCGGAACTGCCGCTTCACGAGGGCGAGAATGCGTCCTGGAACAGGATGAGCGCCGCCTGGGAACAGTGCACCGGTCCACGGTGCAGCGAGTTTCAGCGCTGCTTCTTCTTCAAGGCGCGCAAACAGGCGGAAGCGGCGCACCTGGTGATCGTCAACCACGCGCTGCTCATGGCGGATCTGGCGGTCGAAAACGATGTCATCCCACCCTACGACTACCTCATCATCGATGAGGCGCACAATCTGGAAGACGTGGCTACCGACCAGTTGAGTTTCAATGTTGATCGTGAAGGATTGCTTGCATTTCTCGACGATATTTTCACCGAAGGGCAGGCGCAGGTGGTCGGCGGTCTGCTGAGCGAACTGCCCAACCACTTCCGCGAAAGTATGGCAACCCGCACCGACATCGACCGCGCCGATGCGATTGCCGATACGTTGCGCCCGGCAGTGGCGCGCGCGCGCGATGCGGTGTATGGGTGCTTCAATGTGCTGATGACATTCATCAAGCGCGAAGCCGAACTGACCGCCTATGACTCGCGGTTGCGCATCACCGATTCGCTGCGACGCAAACCGTCGTGGGCAGAGGTCGAACGCGCCTGGGACGCGCTCAGCGTGGCGCTCCACGCTGTCGGCGAGGGGCTGGGGCGTCTGGAGACGTTGTTGATCGACCTTAAGGATGCAGAATTACTGGAGTACGACGCCCTGATGCTACGGGTGCAGGCGCTCAGGCGCTACGCCACCGACGTGCGCGTCAATATCGGGCATATCCTGACCGGCGGCGCGGAAGAAAAGGTCACCTGGCTGACTCACGATCGTATGCGCGATACGCTGACTCTTTCCGCAGCGCCGTTGTCGGTCGCTGACGTGCTGCGCACCAACCTGTTCGAAGCGAAGACTGCGACCATCCTGACCTCGGCGACGCTGTCGGTCGGCGGCAACTTTGCCTTCATCCGTGAACGCATTGGTCTTGATCACGCCGAAGAGTTGACGCTGGACTCGCCGTTCGACTATACCCGGCAGGCGTTGCTCTACATCCCGCAGGATATTCCCGAACCAAACCAGAATGGCTACCAGCGGGCGCTGGAGCAGGCGATCATCGACCTGGCGCGCGCGACCGGCGGTCGAATGCTGGTGCTGTTTACCGCTACAAATGCGCTACGCCAGACGTACCGCGCCATCCAGGAGCCGCTGGAAGATGCAGGGATCGCGGTGCTCGGTCAGGGGATCGACGGTTCGCGCCGCAGTCTGCTCGAACGTTTCAAGGAGTTTCCCGGTACCGTGCTGCTCGGCACGTCGAGTTTCTGGGAAGGGGTTGATGTCGTCGGCGATGCGCTCTCGGTGCTGGTGATCGCCAAACTCCCTTTCAGCGTGCCCACCGACCCGATCTTTGCAGCGCGGTCGGAACAGTTCGACGATCCCTTCAACCAGTATGCAGTGCCACAGTCGATCCTGCGCTTCAAGCAGGGGTTCGGGCGCCTGATCCGTTCCAGAGAGGATCGCGGCGTGGTGGCAGTCCTCGACCGTCGCCTGCTGACGAAGAAGTATGGACAGATGTTCCTTGAGTCGCTGCCGCATACCACCGTGCGCAGCGGACCGTTGCAACGCCTGCCCGATCTTGCGAAACGCTTCCTGGCGGTCGGCAACGGTGCGATCAACGGCGCTCCCGGCGCAACGGCAACCGCTTCTGAAATGAAACGCACGCAGCGATAA
- a CDS encoding magnesium chelatase subunit H — translation MNDGMHRIPSRNHKDSAMRFIFLTMDGNHFAALRKGAELLRRDEGIALSLGCYDTNALRTGADWQRLADDVAACDFVFGSMLFGEEFVRPLERVLERAHAPVCIITSNPALIRKTCIGHFDLRKKVEEQEASLLSRWMHKFRPKNGRGEGQRQLALMRNLGRVLQHIPGKARDLATYIAVHQYWMHSSPENLRRMLAMLIERYVPGYQGRLKVLPPIEYPDVALLHPDAPEPFGDEREYAQWLAQRSRRRKGETVKGTVGLLTLRTVALSGNMAHLHALYRALEQRGLEVRMAYAAGLDFRPAIERFFMERQAQHHWFGAAKTPRHPRRATVDVLVNGVGFALVGGMAASQPEEAVAALSDLDVSYLSLVPLSFQRVEEWQRDDAGLSPIQVAMNVALPELDSATEPLVFGGPTAGSDQFVPLPDQIELAAGRIERHVALRRTPNHAKKLALVLFNFPPNLGNAGTAAYLDVFASLHRLLLALRDAGYTVEVPETPDELRYRVVQQNAELFGTPGNVAARLSVADYRRLFPAYAAIEPFWGAAPGELLNDGRDFFICGHMFGNVFVGLQPSFGYERDPMRLLMAKDAAPNHAFAAFYTWLTHVFGAHAVVHFGTHGALEFMPGKQAGLSAQCWPMRLLGPLPNIYYYSVNNPSEGTIAKRRSAATLVSYMVPPLQQAGLYKGLRRLKDTLDAYRARPDPGMLADIRAQAEQLGIGSESPDAANDEAYVASLAHELIQIEQRMIPVGLHVLDKDPDPAELADVLALVAAFARPPGVEHPLTHLVAAALGRDYGRLQAALRHDPCAQETFQQIDTIVRDAVRALVDEYRSRESSASPPVATFERLLQQRAHLPTDALRRFRAYLEALLDRMVHDHELCNLLHALDGGYIPPSPGNDVVRNPAAVPTGRNIHGLDPYRVPTPAAQATGERLVADLLARLTREQGRMPESVAIVLWGTDNLKSDGEGVAQALALMGARPVTDELGNVSDVTLIPLEELGRPRVDAVITVSGIFRDLFAHQMRLLDKAARLAAHADEPPEWNYVRKHALAHAAELGISLDDAAIRVFSNAPGSYGANVNHLVESSTWNSDAEMSEAFVARKSFTLDARGEWRDARAIMERALATVDATFQNVDSFEIGISDIDHYYEYLGGVTKSVEKLRGARPRVLVAEALATTGERISTLEQQVRIETRAKLLNPKWFEAMLAHGYQGVHEIEARVSNTYGWSATADAVEGWVYQGVAETFILDEAMRERLASLNPHAATAIAGRLLEAHSRGFWNADEATLEALQAIYADLEDRLEGVAVGC, via the coding sequence ATGAATGATGGGATGCACCGCATTCCATCACGTAACCATAAGGACTCTGCCATGCGCTTCATCTTTTTGACCATGGACGGGAATCACTTCGCGGCGTTGCGCAAAGGAGCGGAATTGTTGCGCCGCGATGAGGGGATCGCACTGAGTCTGGGATGCTATGACACAAATGCGCTACGCACTGGTGCGGACTGGCAACGCCTGGCGGATGATGTGGCGGCGTGTGATTTCGTCTTCGGCTCGATGCTCTTCGGCGAGGAGTTTGTTCGCCCGCTGGAGCGTGTGCTGGAACGAGCGCATGCACCGGTCTGCATTATCACGAGCAATCCGGCGCTGATCCGGAAGACGTGCATTGGTCATTTCGATCTGCGGAAGAAAGTGGAGGAGCAGGAGGCGTCGCTGCTCAGTCGCTGGATGCATAAGTTCCGTCCAAAGAACGGGCGCGGCGAGGGGCAGCGGCAACTGGCGCTGATGCGCAACCTGGGACGCGTGTTGCAGCATATTCCCGGAAAAGCGCGCGATCTGGCAACCTACATCGCCGTTCATCAATACTGGATGCACAGTTCGCCGGAAAATCTGCGCCGCATGCTGGCAATGCTGATCGAACGCTACGTGCCGGGGTATCAGGGGCGCCTGAAGGTGTTGCCGCCGATTGAGTATCCCGATGTGGCGCTGCTGCATCCCGATGCGCCGGAACCGTTCGGTGACGAGCGAGAGTATGCACAATGGCTGGCGCAACGTTCCAGACGACGCAAAGGCGAGACGGTCAAGGGAACCGTTGGTCTGCTCACGTTGCGCACGGTGGCATTGAGCGGCAATATGGCGCATTTGCACGCACTCTACCGGGCGCTGGAGCAGCGCGGTCTCGAGGTTCGCATGGCATACGCTGCCGGTCTCGATTTCCGTCCGGCGATTGAGCGTTTCTTTATGGAACGCCAGGCGCAACACCACTGGTTCGGCGCTGCAAAGACCCCCCGCCATCCCCGCCGGGCAACGGTCGATGTGCTGGTCAACGGCGTGGGCTTTGCCCTGGTCGGCGGGATGGCGGCGAGCCAGCCAGAGGAAGCGGTTGCAGCGCTCAGCGATCTCGATGTTTCGTATCTGAGTCTGGTGCCGCTCTCTTTCCAGCGAGTCGAAGAGTGGCAGCGCGACGATGCCGGACTCTCCCCGATTCAGGTGGCGATGAATGTGGCGCTGCCGGAACTCGATAGTGCGACCGAGCCGCTGGTTTTTGGCGGACCGACCGCCGGTAGTGATCAGTTTGTGCCGTTGCCCGATCAGATTGAACTTGCCGCCGGGCGGATCGAGCGGCACGTGGCGCTGCGACGCACGCCAAACCATGCGAAAAAACTGGCGCTGGTGCTCTTCAACTTTCCGCCGAATCTTGGCAACGCTGGCACTGCCGCGTATCTCGATGTGTTTGCATCGCTCCATCGTCTGCTCCTGGCGTTGCGCGACGCCGGATATACGGTCGAGGTTCCAGAGACGCCGGACGAACTGCGCTATCGTGTGGTGCAGCAGAACGCTGAACTCTTTGGCACGCCCGGCAATGTGGCTGCCCGTCTCAGCGTCGCTGATTACCGGCGGCTCTTCCCGGCATACGCGGCTATCGAGCCGTTCTGGGGCGCGGCGCCTGGCGAGTTGCTAAACGATGGTCGCGATTTCTTCATTTGTGGTCACATGTTCGGGAATGTGTTCGTCGGATTACAGCCTTCGTTCGGTTATGAGCGCGACCCGATGCGTCTGCTGATGGCGAAGGACGCGGCGCCCAACCATGCGTTTGCCGCTTTCTACACATGGCTGACGCATGTGTTCGGCGCGCATGCGGTGGTGCACTTCGGCACCCATGGCGCGCTGGAGTTTATGCCCGGCAAGCAAGCCGGTCTCAGCGCGCAGTGCTGGCCTATGCGGTTGCTCGGTCCGTTGCCGAACATCTACTACTACAGCGTCAACAACCCCAGCGAAGGCACGATTGCAAAGCGACGCAGCGCCGCAACGCTGGTGAGTTATATGGTCCCGCCGCTCCAGCAGGCGGGTCTGTACAAAGGGTTGCGTCGCCTGAAAGACACGCTCGATGCTTACCGCGCGCGACCCGATCCGGGTATGCTGGCGGATATTCGCGCACAGGCGGAACAACTGGGCATTGGCAGCGAATCGCCCGATGCTGCAAACGATGAAGCATATGTGGCATCACTGGCGCATGAACTGATCCAGATCGAGCAGCGCATGATCCCGGTGGGATTGCACGTTCTCGATAAGGACCCCGATCCCGCCGAACTTGCCGATGTGCTGGCGCTGGTTGCCGCATTCGCCCGTCCGCCGGGTGTTGAACATCCGCTGACCCATCTGGTGGCTGCGGCGCTGGGGCGCGATTACGGTCGTTTGCAGGCGGCGCTGCGCCACGATCCGTGCGCCCAGGAGACCTTTCAGCAGATCGATACGATCGTGCGCGATGCGGTGCGTGCGCTGGTGGACGAGTATCGGAGTCGGGAGTCATCGGCGTCTCCGCCGGTTGCGACATTCGAGCGCCTGTTGCAACAGCGTGCACACCTGCCGACTGATGCGCTGCGCCGGTTCCGCGCCTATCTTGAAGCGCTGCTCGACCGAATGGTGCACGACCACGAACTCTGCAACCTGTTGCACGCGCTGGACGGCGGCTACATTCCACCATCGCCCGGCAACGATGTGGTGCGCAACCCGGCTGCCGTGCCGACCGGACGCAACATCCACGGTCTGGATCCCTATCGTGTGCCCACGCCTGCGGCTCAGGCAACCGGCGAACGTCTGGTTGCCGACCTGCTGGCGCGCCTGACCCGCGAGCAGGGACGTATGCCGGAAAGCGTTGCCATCGTGCTGTGGGGGACCGATAACCTGAAGAGTGACGGCGAAGGTGTGGCGCAGGCGCTGGCGCTCATGGGCGCGCGCCCGGTCACCGACGAACTCGGCAATGTCAGCGACGTGACGCTCATTCCGCTGGAAGAACTGGGCAGACCGCGCGTCGATGCAGTGATCACCGTCAGCGGCATCTTCCGCGACCTGTTCGCCCACCAGATGCGCCTGCTGGATAAGGCGGCGCGACTGGCGGCGCACGCCGATGAACCGCCAGAGTGGAATTATGTGCGCAAACATGCGCTCGCGCATGCCGCGGAACTCGGCATCAGTCTCGATGACGCTGCCATCCGGGTATTCTCGAATGCGCCGGGGAGTTACGGCGCGAATGTCAATCACCTGGTGGAAAGCAGCACCTGGAACAGCGATGCCGAAATGAGCGAAGCCTTCGTTGCACGGAAGAGTTTCACGCTCGACGCGCGCGGCGAATGGCGTGATGCGCGCGCCATCATGGAACGCGCGCTGGCGACAGTTGACGCCACCTTCCAGAATGTGGACAGTTTCGAGATTGGGATCAGCGACATCGATCACTACTACGAATATCTGGGTGGCGTAACGAAGAGCGTCGAGAAACTGCGCGGCGCCCGCCCGCGCGTCCTGGTCGCCGAGGCGCTGGCGACCACCGGCGAGCGCATCAGTACGCTGGAGCAACAGGTGCGTATTGAAACCCGCGCCAAACTCTTGAATCCGAAGTGGTTCGAGGCAATGCTGGCGCACGGCTATCAGGGGGTGCACGAAATCGAAGCGCGCGTCAGCAACACCTATGGCTGGAGCGCCACCGCCGATGCCGTCGAGGGGTGGGTGTATCAGGGAGTGGCGGAAACCTTCATCCTCGATGAAGCCATGCGTGAGCGACTGGCAAGCCTCAACCCGCATGCTGCCACAGCTATCGCCGGCAGACTGCTCGAAGCGCACAGTCGTGGGTTCTGGAATGCGGATGAAGCAACCCTCGAAGCGCTTCAAGCCATTTATGCGGATCTTGAGGATCGGCTGGAAGGGGTTGCGGTTGGATGTTGA
- a CDS encoding DUF4160 domain-containing protein produces the protein MWSAALPELARFFGIIIRMYVEPGVPHHVPHFHVYYQNHAAVYSIDPIERISGELPRRQQRLVEAWAELHQGELRESWERLQAGQAPHKIAPLH, from the coding sequence TTGTGGAGTGCTGCCTTGCCTGAACTTGCGCGCTTCTTCGGTATCATCATCCGCATGTATGTGGAGCCGGGCGTGCCCCACCATGTTCCCCACTTCCACGTGTATTACCAGAACCATGCAGCAGTATACAGCATTGACCCAATAGAGAGGATAAGTGGTGAGTTGCCTCGTAGACAACAACGGCTTGTGGAGGCATGGGCGGAATTGCATCAAGGCGAACTACGAGAGAGTTGGGAGCGGTTGCAGGCAGGACAGGCGCCGCATAAGATAGCGCCACTGCACTAA
- the bchI gene encoding magnesium chelatase ATPase subunit I — protein sequence MTGSSSETHNGRETDSVPTTLPVYPFTAIVGQAELKLALLLCVIDPTIGGVMVMGHRGTAKSTAVRALAALLPPQRAVAGCPYGCDPAAPSPICPHCSAPDQHTTKNGQEKRRAGAKRPPSILRPVPVVDLPLGATEDRVVGALDIERALVEGVQAFAPGLLARANRGFLYIDEVNLLEDHLVDLLLDVAQSGVNVVEREGISVRHPARFVLVGSGNPEEGDLRPQLLDRFGLHARITTIDDVAERVEIVKRRRAFDADPVAFAQQWEREQQRLQRRIRAAQKRLSSVELTDEALYAAARLCVALNIDGHRGELTLARAAVALAAFEGRDSAQPSDIARVATLSLRHRLRKDPLETSGDDTRIERAVAETIGAAARA from the coding sequence ATGACAGGATCATCATCTGAAACCCATAATGGCAGGGAGACCGACAGCGTCCCCACAACGCTGCCGGTCTATCCATTCACTGCGATTGTCGGTCAGGCGGAACTGAAACTCGCGCTGCTCCTCTGTGTGATTGATCCAACGATAGGCGGCGTTATGGTCATGGGGCATCGCGGAACAGCAAAGAGCACAGCGGTGCGCGCGCTGGCTGCGCTCCTTCCGCCGCAGCGCGCCGTCGCCGGGTGCCCCTACGGATGCGATCCGGCAGCGCCATCGCCAATCTGTCCACACTGCTCTGCACCCGATCAGCACACAACAAAGAACGGGCAGGAGAAGCGGCGCGCTGGCGCGAAACGCCCGCCCTCGATCCTGCGCCCGGTTCCGGTGGTTGATCTGCCGCTTGGTGCAACTGAGGATCGGGTGGTCGGCGCACTCGACATCGAGCGTGCGCTGGTCGAAGGAGTGCAGGCATTTGCGCCGGGATTGCTGGCGCGCGCCAATCGTGGCTTTCTGTACATCGATGAAGTGAACCTGCTCGAAGATCACCTGGTCGATCTGTTGCTCGATGTGGCGCAGAGCGGGGTCAATGTCGTCGAACGTGAAGGAATTTCGGTACGGCACCCGGCGCGTTTTGTGCTCGTCGGCAGCGGCAACCCGGAGGAGGGTGACCTGCGCCCGCAACTGCTCGACCGGTTCGGGCTGCATGCGCGGATCACGACCATCGACGATGTGGCGGAGCGGGTTGAGATTGTCAAGCGCCGGCGCGCGTTCGACGCCGATCCAGTTGCCTTTGCGCAACAGTGGGAGCGGGAACAGCAGCGCCTCCAGCGGCGCATTCGCGCAGCGCAGAAGCGTCTCAGTTCCGTTGAACTGACCGATGAGGCATTGTACGCGGCAGCGCGTTTGTGTGTCGCGCTGAACATCGACGGTCACCGCGGCGAGTTGACGCTGGCGCGTGCAGCCGTGGCGCTGGCGGCGTTCGAGGGACGCGACAGCGCCCAACCGTCTGACATCGCGCGGGTTGCGACCCTCTCACTGCGTCACCGGTTGCGCAAAGATCCGCTCGAGACCTCCGGCGACGATACACGCATCGAGCGCGCCGTCGCGGAGACGATCGGTGCGGCAGCGCGGGCGTAA